In one Nicotiana tomentosiformis chromosome 6, ASM39032v3, whole genome shotgun sequence genomic region, the following are encoded:
- the LOC104098360 gene encoding uncharacterized protein → MGSTDFDVSSAFGTHEFIPKPSSPLFEQSSDVPGVSLVPVSFSGINFGGWKRSIIISLSARNKIAFVDSSLPKPPDNSIESKQWDICNNMVISWLISSLSPDIADSVQYSKTAKEIWRHLNKRYGTEGILKKEEEDRLHHFLMGLNEVYVSVRSNLLMMQPPPTLDSAYNILLQDERYCKKSGHVIDKCFKLHGFPPGFPSDDCMNSSSLPTDGTTNNNSQGSLVLGLTKQ, encoded by the exons ATGGGATCTACTGATTTTGATGTGAGTAGTGCATTTGGCACACATGAGTTCATTCCCAAACCCTCTAGTCCTTTGTTTGAACAGTCTTCAGATGTTCCAGGTGTTTCGCTTGTACCAGTTTCTTTCTCTGGAATAAATTTTGGGGGTTGGAAAAGGAGTATAATTATTTCTTTGTCTGCTAGGAACAAAATTGCGTTTGTTGATAGTAGTTTGCCTAAACCTCCTGATAATTCCATCGAGTCTAAGCAGTGGGACATATGTAATAATATGGTAATTTCATGGTTAATAAGTTCTTTATCTCCTGATATTGCGGATAGTGTCCAGTATTCTAAAACAGCTAAAGAAATATGGAGACATTTAAATAAAAGATATGGGACT GAAGGTATTCTCAAAAAGGAGGAAGAGGATAGACTTCATCATTTTCTCATGGGGCTGAATGAAGTTTATGTTAGTGTCAGGAGCAACTTGCTCATGATGCAACCACCTCCAACACTAGACAGTGCATATAACATTCTTCTTCAAGATGAAAG ATATTGCAAGAAGAGTGGGCACGTAATTGATAAGTGCTTCAAGCTTCATGGTTTCCCTCCTGGTTTCCCTTCTGATGATTGTATGAATTCTTCTTCTCTTCCTACTGATGGAACTACCAACAATAATTCACAGGGTTCATTGGTACTTGGTTTAACCAAACAGTAA